The Sulfolobus islandicus Y.N.15.51 sequence TTTATAATCATTACATGAAACACTATGTTTAGATACTAAAGGCCATTTTCCATGATATATATAACACTCTATGCCAATATTTTGTCTTAATCTAATTGCAAGCCTGCCTGGCATTTTACATTTATTGCAAATAACCTCTATCTTAGTATTAATGAATTTACTTTTCCTTTCCACACATTACTCCCAATGATATTAATATTAAATTTTATTCCCTTTCTTTGATTTGTGGGTTAGTTGAACTTTCTTAGTTCTTAAGCTAGATGAATTGCAATAAATTCTAAACTAATCCAGATTAAAAGTTAGTTATCGTTCTCTCTGAGAAAAATTGAATGATTCATAAAGAACCTTTTCTTTCATCTAATTAGATAATTTAATAAAAAAACTACTTATGTCTTATTATCGTTAACAACAATGTTAGTGAGAATGGCCATGATGTTCATGGGAATGATGTTCTCTCATGTGTTTCTCTGCTTCTTCTTTTGATTTGAATGTCATTCCACATGCCTCACATTTGTATTCCTCTTTTGCCATTCATATTTCACCTAAATTAACATATCTTTAAAAAATATAAAGTTTACCACCATGGTGGTAAATGAAAAAGCTTAAATAACTGTATATATGAATATATGTTCATAGGTGAAAATATTGAAGAAATATGATCTTTTAATTATAGGTTGTGGGGCAAGCGGATTTGCTGCTGCAATAAAAGCTTCAGAACTTACGGAGGGTAAGATTAAAATAGGGATGGTCTGCAAGGGATTATTGGGTGGAACATGCGTTAATGTAGGTTGTGTCCCAAGTAAATATTTAATAGAAATTACAAATAAATATTACTTATCCAGAAAAAAATTTATTGGATTAGAATTATCTGCAAAAATAAATTTCACTGATATTATGGGTGGATTAAAAAAGGTTGTTAAGGAATTAAGAGAAGAGAAGTATGAGAAAGTTCTTAATTATTATTCCAATGTGGATTTAATAAAAGGAGATGTAACTTTCATTGAACCTAATAAAATAAGAGTTAATACAGAAAAAGGAGAACAAGAATTAAGTGGTTCTAAAATTATAATAGGGGTAGGCTCCACATGCTTTGCCTCTAACATGGCTAGGCGATGGCTTGAAGAGCCGAAGGAACTACTTGATTGGGGTCAACTTGAGGGCCTTCACCACCTCCTCCCCTATACCTAGTCTTCTTAGTCTCACCCTTGTATTCCCCATCCTTGAGTACGTGATAAACTATCCTACATATCTTGTTGGCCAAGGCTAATGTAGCCTTTTTGGAATTACCTGTCCTCTTCAACAAGGCTTGATAGAAGCCATTAAATTGGACCGTGTTCTTAGCGGACCTTGCAACAAGGAATAGAACGCGGGATAAGTGCTTATTCCCCTTGATGAGACCGTTGTGAAATTCGGTCTTCCCGCTCTGCTTAGTCCTTGGAGAAACTCCAGCATAAGAAGCAGCTTGTTTCGAAGACTCAAACCTGCTCACGTCTCCAAGCTCAGCGTAAATTGTGGCTGCAGAGATTGGGCCTATTCCGGGTATCTTAGTCAACTCTACTGCTTCCTCGGGTAGGAACTTCATTATCTCGTTCTCCACTTCCTTGATTTGTTCTTCTATAATGTTCAGTAGGTCCAGGAGTTGTTTTAGGATGAACGCTTCTATTCTAGTTAATTTTCTTCCCAATAATTTGGAGTACTCCTTGATCTCTTCGTCAGTTAGCTTCTCATCAGTGGCTAGTTTTCTCACTATTTCCTTTGTCTTCTTTTCGAAGGGAGGTAGCTTGTATCCTGCTGTTTCTAGAACTTTCCTTATCTCGTTCTTTACTTGTGTCTTTCTCTCTACTAGTCCTTCTCTGTGTCTTGTCATTTCTCTTAGTTCTTGCATTTCTCCCGTTGGTATGTACGATCCTTTTACTGTGCCTGCAGCGTAGGCTATTGCGAGTCTTATGGAATCGTTCTTGTCTGTCTTCTTGCCTAGGACTTCAACTGTTTGTACAGGGTTTATCACGTTTACTTTTAGTCCCTTGTCTCTCAGTACGTTGTATACGTGGTAGAAGTATACTCCTGTTGCTTCCATTATTCCTTCTTCGTATCCTTCTAGGAATTTTATAAGTTCTTTGAGTCCTTCCTCGTTGTATTTGAATTCTCTCGTATCAGCTTCTTTTACTGTGTTGTTGTTTATTTCCATCTTGGTTGCAACAAGTCTTGATTCCCCCACATCTATTGCAAATACTTTAGGCTTTATCTTCCTTTCCATGTGTAATACTCTTTTTCTGATTCTTGAATTTTTCTATAATAATACGCGTTGTATTGTTAATTTTGTTAGGAGATAGTGCGAACTAACTATGAGAACGTCCCCTTAAATTTTTGCACACTCCTACTCGGGATGTTGTCCCACATGTTAGATCGCGGGGGACGTATAGCCAGCCTACCCCATGGGGTTTTATCCCCATGTTCACTTTCGGCTTGTGTTATTTTCTTGTTCTCTTTATAAAAGTTTTACTCTTGTAAAGCTTGTCTTCTTGTTTAGGAGTGTTGTTCGTGAAAATCGCCGTAGGAGGTTCTAGACCAGCGATACCCCCTATACAAGGACTTCAAAATGTAGGTTATATAACAAGTGATACGGTTTGGGATTTAAAAGAACTTCCACATTCTCTATTAGTGATAGGAGGTGGAGCTATAGGACTTGAAATAGGGCAAGCTTTAGCTAGATTAGGATCTGAGGTTACAGTAGTAGAGGTTATGGATAGAATACTGCCTAGTCCTTATTTTGAACCAGAAATTAGCTATGCATTAACTGATTATTTAGAAGATGAAGGACTAAATATTTACACTAAATCTACAGTGACTATGGTTAGTAAAGAAGGAGACACGAAAGTAGTAGAGATTAGTACTAAGCGTGGAAAACAAAGACTAGAAGTGGATGAGATATTAGTAGCTACAGGGCGTAGACCTAATACAGAGAATTTAGAGCTTGAAAAAGCTGGAATAACAACAGATCAAAAAGGCTATATTTTAGTAGATAAATTCTTACAAACATCTAACCCTATAGTATATGCTGCTGGCGATTGCATAGCTAAAAGTTTAATGCTTGAAACTCTTGCAGCCAAGGAAGGTGTATTAGCAGCTACTAACGCTATAAAAGGGAATATAGAAACCATAGATTATTCTACCACGCCAATAGTAGTATTTACAGATCCTCAAGTTGCTTCTGTTGGTTTAACGGAAGATGAACTTATGAAGAGGGAAAAAGTATGCTCTTGTAGAATCTTAAAATTAGATTATGTTGCTAAAGCTAGGTTAATCGGAGATACTAGGGGTTTCGTTAAACTAGTTGTTAATCCTAAAGATGGTACAGTAGTTGGTGTTCATATCCTTTCTCCCCTAGCCTCTGAAATAATAATGGAAGGCGTAATGCTTGTAAAAAATAAAGTTAAATTAGAAGAATTAGTAGAAACTACTCATGTATTTCCTACAATATCAGAAAGCATAAAGTTAGCTGCACAATCCTTTATCAGAGATCCATCTAAGATGAGCTGCTGCGTGGAGTGAGTCTTATGACAATAAAAAGAAGTAAATATTATACGATAAGAAGAACGTTTATTTGCAATTCTGGTTACGGAATTTTTGAATGTGAAGATGAAACTAAATGCGCCCTAATAGCCTGTACTTACACAAGAGATGAGACTACATGAGCGAAGAGATTCTCAATAAGATAACTTCACATAGACCAACTAACTTTAAGATAATTGAGCAAGATAGTAAGGAAATATATGTCTATTGCGCATTGGATGTACTTCTATATGCTGCACTTACTTGTAATGATATTATAGTAGAAACTACATTATCGGGTGAAAATACCAGGTTTAAATTAGATGCTAACAGTGAACTTATATTATCATTTATAAATCCACATGATGCAGAAAAACTTCCACCTTCATATAATACACCATCAACTATTTGCCCTTATTCAAGATTTTTCACTAATTTAGAGGAATTCGAAAGCTGGAGAAACACTCTCCCAGAAGAGATTAGACATTTAGTTATTCCCATAAGTGTAAAGGAGGCCCTCTTCATAATCAAAAGATACGTTATCTCTTCATTAGATAATGGATGAGATTATGAATTCCTCACTTTTCATAAGTAATACTATAGTATTAATTGTAGGATTGATACTGATAAGTTTAGGACATAGTAATGGATTAAGGGCAGTAGCAGGAGCATTAGTTATCTTAATATTTAGTATAATAT is a genomic window containing:
- a CDS encoding C2H2-type zinc finger protein, with protein sequence MAKEEYKCEACGMTFKSKEEAEKHMREHHSHEHHGHSH
- a CDS encoding FAD-dependent oxidoreductase; translation: MKKYDLLIIGCGASGFAAAIKASELTEGKIKIGMVCKGLLGGTCVNVGCVPSKYLIEITNKYYLSRKKFIGLELSAKINFTDIMGGLKKVVKELREEKYEKVLNYYSNVDLIKGDVTFIEPNKIRVNTEKGEQELSGSKIIIGVGSTCFASNMARRWLEEPKELLDWGQLEGLHHLLPYT
- a CDS encoding IS110 family RNA-guided transposase, with translation MERKIKPKVFAIDVGESRLVATKMEINNNTVKEADTREFKYNEEGLKELIKFLEGYEEGIMEATGVYFYHVYNVLRDKGLKVNVINPVQTVEVLGKKTDKNDSIRLAIAYAAGTVKGSYIPTGEMQELREMTRHREGLVERKTQVKNEIRKVLETAGYKLPPFEKKTKEIVRKLATDEKLTDEEIKEYSKLLGRKLTRIEAFILKQLLDLLNIIEEQIKEVENEIMKFLPEEAVELTKIPGIGPISAATIYAELGDVSRFESSKQAASYAGVSPRTKQSGKTEFHNGLIKGNKHLSRVLFLVARSAKNTVQFNGFYQALLKRTGNSKKATLALANKICRIVYHVLKDGEYKGETKKTRYRGGGGEGPQVDPNQVVPSALQAIA
- a CDS encoding FAD-dependent oxidoreductase, which codes for MKIAVGGSRPAIPPIQGLQNVGYITSDTVWDLKELPHSLLVIGGGAIGLEIGQALARLGSEVTVVEVMDRILPSPYFEPEISYALTDYLEDEGLNIYTKSTVTMVSKEGDTKVVEISTKRGKQRLEVDEILVATGRRPNTENLELEKAGITTDQKGYILVDKFLQTSNPIVYAAGDCIAKSLMLETLAAKEGVLAATNAIKGNIETIDYSTTPIVVFTDPQVASVGLTEDELMKREKVCSCRILKLDYVAKARLIGDTRGFVKLVVNPKDGTVVGVHILSPLASEIIMEGVMLVKNKVKLEELVETTHVFPTISESIKLAAQSFIRDPSKMSCCVE
- the merB gene encoding organomercurial lyase, with translation MSEEILNKITSHRPTNFKIIEQDSKEIYVYCALDVLLYAALTCNDIIVETTLSGENTRFKLDANSELILSFINPHDAEKLPPSYNTPSTICPYSRFFTNLEEFESWRNTLPEEIRHLVIPISVKEALFIIKRYVISSLDNG